From Mucilaginibacter gotjawali:
GTTCGCTCATCAATAACAATGTATTCGCTATTAAAAGAGCCGGGCATAAAACACTATGGGTGGGCACAGAGGATGGCCTGGATCTGTTTGATGTACAAAAAGGGTTGTTTACACAATACACCAATGAGGATAAAAACATTGCGGATAAAAACCACTCCATCAATTCCATTTTAGATAAAGACGGTATTTTGTGGATAGGAACTTATGAATCGGGCGTTACTTTTTATGACCGAAACCTATCATCCTTTGAACGCTATAGTAAACAAGCCGGCAGTAAATTGGGGCTGAGCAATGATATAGTTACCGCGTTTGCCGAACACGACAAAGGATTTTGGATAGGGACTGATGGCGGAGGTTTAAATTATTTCGACAAAGAGTCAAAGGCTTTTACGAATTACACTCATCAGCCTAAAAATAAAAGCACTATAAACGGCAACCATATCTTAAACATCATACAAAACGGAAAAAACACCCTGTGGATTGGATACTATGATGATGGACTCGATCTTTTTAACACTGACACCAAAAAGGCAACTCATTACGGTACCGGCAATAAACCCGATCAAATTAGCGGAAAACATGTTTTTGCCCTTGCTAAGGATAAAACGGGCGACGTTTGGGTTGGATTGGATGAGGTGGGCTTAAACATTATCCATGGCTCAAAAGTCATAAAAAGATATGCATACTCCCCGGCGGATACGTTACACAGCCTAAGCAACAATGATGTAAGGGTGATTTACCGGGACAGCCAGTACCGCATGTGGGTAGGCACATTTAACGGCCTGAACTTATATAACCCGGCGGCTGATAATTTTATACACTATATGCCCTGGAACAAGGGCTTAACAAATGATGTGATCATTTCAATCTTTGAAGACAGCAACAAAAACCTTTGGGTTGGTACGCTTGGCGGAGGGCTAAATGTTTACGATAAAAACAAAAAATCATTTGTGGGTTATAATTTTCCGGACGGGAAGTACTACTCCATCATAAACACCATTACTGAAGATGAAAATGGTTTTATTTGGGCAGGTACTAATCATGGATTGATCAGCTTTAAACCTTTTACCAATAACATCAGAAAATATACTTTTCAAAACAACCTGCAGGGTTTTGAATTCACAAGCGGCGCGGTATTGAATGCGAAAAACGGGCAATTGCTTTTCGGCGGCCATAACGGGTTCAATATAGTTGACCCGTATCACCTGTCGGTTAATAAACGTTTACCCAAAATAGTATTTACTGATTTTGAGCTGTTCAATAAAAAGGTTTCGCCAGGTGCGAATTCTGTTCTCAAAAGCGCCATCGACGAAACAAAAATTATCCGGCTCAACTATAATCAATCCGTTTTTACTATCGGTTATAGCGGCCTTAATTTCACGCTTCCCGAAATGAACTCGTATGCCTATAAGCTCGAAGGGTTTGAAAAAAACTGGAATTACGTTGGGTCGCAGAGAAGAGCAACATATACCAACCTTAATCCCGGCGAATATACTTTTAAGGTAAAAGCCTCAAATAACGACAGCTTTTGGAACAATACACCGGCAACGCTGAAAATAATTATCATTCCTCCCTATTATATGACATGGTGGTTCAGGGTGTTACTTTTTGTGTTCGCTTGCCTGGTTGTTTACAGCGTTTACCGTTACCGGGTTTTTGCAATAAAAGCACAGCAAAAAATCCTTGAAAAGCGTGTCGTAAAACAAACGGCAGAAGTTGTAAAACAGTCGGAAGAGCTAAAAAAACAATCTCTCCATTTACTGGATTTAAACAATAAACTCCAGGTACAGAAAGAGCAGGAATTAAAGGCCCGTAAAGAAGCAGAAAAAGCAAACAAAGCCAAAAGTGTTTTCCTGGCAACCATGAGCCACGAGATCCGCACCCCGATGAATGGCGTATTGGGCATGACTTCGCTGCTTTTTGAAACAGCCCTAACACCCGAGCAACGCGAATATGCCGACATTATTCGTGTCAGCGGCGAAAATTTGTTAAATGTAATTAATGATATTCTTGATTTCTCGAAAATAGAATCCGGCAATATGGAGCTTGATGCGTATGAATTTAACCTGAGGCAATGTGTAGAGGATGTGTTCGACCTTTTCTCGGAGGTTTCGGCCAAAAAACAGCTTGAACTATTATATCAACTTGATGAAAACGTCCCGGCGCAGATAATCGGCGATCAGTTGCGCATCCGGCAGGTTTTAATCAACCTTATAAATAACGCCATCAAATTCACCAGCAGAGGCGAGATACTCATCGAAATAAATGTACTTGAAAAAGACAGCAGTAAAATAAATTTAGGGTTTAAAATAAAAGATACAGGTGTAGGTATAGCCGCTGACAAATTGCCCCGCTTATTCAGGGCATTCTCGCAAGTAGATAATTCAACAACGCGCAGCCATGGCGGCACCGGTTTGGGCCTGGTAATATGCGAACGTTTGGTTGAACTGATGGGTGGAAAAATCGGCATCGAAAGTGAACCGGGCAAAGGAACTACTGTTACATTTAATATAAAAAACGTATTAGGCCACAATGCAGGTGCCAATACCGATTTTAATCTTACTGGCCTTCGGGGTAAGAAAATTTTACTGGTTGAGGGGAATTTAACTGCACGTAATATTTTAGAGACCCAGCTTAAGCAATGGGAACTAAGCCCCGTTTGCGTTTCGTCGGCAGATGAAGCATTGAAGTTGCTAACTACCGGGAATACCTTTAGCCTGATTATAACGGGCGCTCAGGTACCGGGAAGCGATACGCTTGAATTAAGCAATTCGTTCAGAAAAATGTATCCTGAAATTCCGGTTGTGCTGATCTGTTCGGTTATCGAGAAAAGCAGGAACCAGGATCCATTTGTTAAAACACTATTAAAGCCGGTAAAACAGCATCAGCTATTCAGCCTGATGGAATCAGAATTGGCGCGCAGAGCATCAATTACCGGCATAACAGAACCTGCAACTATTCTATCTGCCGGGTTTGCTCAAAAATTCCCGATGAAGATCCTGATAGCTGAAGACAACCTGATCAACCAAAAATTAATCACCAAAGTGATTGCCCGGCTTGGCTATACACCGGAAGTTGTAAATAATGGCAAACAGGTGCTTGAAATGCTGGAGAACGACTTTTATGATATTATATTAATGGATGTTCAGATGCCAGAAATGGACGGTCTGGAAACAACCCGGATTATCCGCATGCAGGATACCAGGCAACCCTATATTATTGCCATGACAGCGAGCGCCATGGCCGAGGACAAAGCCGCTTGTTTGGAAGCCGGCATGAATTATTTTATCTCGAAACCGATCAGCATCACCGATCTGGTTGTTGTGCTGGAAAAATCTTTTTCAGAAAAAGACCTGGTCCACTATTAAACGGGCTGTAAAATCATTGTGCCGTACTATCGGATTTATTTTCAAACTCTTTATCAACGCTTTCCCGCAAATCGTACAACAGCCATTCTTTTTTTGCAATCGCTTTTGTTTTGGAATGGATCAGCTTAATAAAATCGTTTACCCCTACCGGTTCGTTGCCATTGCCATGGATCAGTACGATGCTGCCTGCCTGGGGTTTCTGCCCCTTAGCCAGCCAGGCATCAGAACCAACGGGGATAAGGCCGAAATCGGTGATCTTAAATACCAGCTGCCGATCAGATACCAAACCCGGAAACCTGAAAAATACAGACGGCAGCAAACCGTTTTTCAGCATGGACTTTTCTGTTTCAAGCACCTCGAAATTAATATTGGTTCCCGGCAGCAGTAAAAAATTATTTTTAAGCGGCAAGGTAGGGCTAACCCTATGGTTATAGGAATGGTTGATCCAGGTAATGTTTATTTGATGCTCCGCATGCATTTTTTTAACCATTCCAGGTCCTGTTGGTGTTGTTTCATCCAGATCCCCGAGACAGATAGCGCCACCGGAACGGGGTACTCCACCTTTTGAAATTCGCTTATTATTTCCGTAAATATTCTTTTATCCAACGGGCGATGAGACGGGCAAAGATCGGCCGTAAGGCTGATACCTGTTTGTTTGGGCATGCCATTTTCTATACCGGCATCCTGGGTGTTTACAGAATGCCTCTCGGCTTTTTTGATCGCCTTTATATAAGGCGAATTCCTAAAAAAATCACGTGCTTCAGACAGCGTCAACGGCTTAACTTTATAAAATGACGGCTCGTCAATTCTTGTTTCAAGTGTTTGGGGGTTTACCAGCAAAAAATAGTTTTTACCCTCATTCTCAAACTGCCGGATGATCATCCAGTCCTGCGGATAATGCGTAGCCCAACCGTAGTAAACTTTGTAGTTGGTTATTTTGAGGTAATTGGCCTGGGCATGGGCAACCTCTGTTTGCGTCAATAACAAAAAAGGAAATAGATATAATTTAAAAGCCTTTTCATTGTAAATTAAATATTCCAATAAAGGATTTCGAAATTAGTATTTATATGTTTGTATTTGAAGTCTTCTAAAATAAATAAATCCGAAATCGTAATTCGTAATTCCGAAATCAAAATGACCCGTCTCTCCGTCAACATCAACAAAATAGCCACCCTGCGTAACTCGCGCGGCGGCAATAACCCCGACCTGGTACAGGTGGCCAAAGACTGCGAACGCTTTGGCGCCCAGGGCATAACTGTACACCCCCGGCCCGATGAAAGGCACATCCGTTACCAGGATGTTTTCGACCTGAAAAAAATTGTAACCACTGAATTTAATATTGAAGGCAACTGCCAGGAACAAAAATTCATCGACCTGGTGCTGGCCAACAAACCCGAACAGGTTACTTTGGTACCTGATGTTTTAGGGCAGATCACCTCCAACCATGGCTGGGATACCATTACCCACCAACAGTATTTAAAGGATATGATCAGGGTATTTAAGGATGCCGGCATCCGCGTATCGATATTTGTCGACCCGGTTGCAGAAATGGTTGAAGCCGCCGCCACCACGGGAACCGACCGTATTGAATTATATACCGAAGCCTATGCGCATCAATATCACCAAAATAAAGAAGCCGCTATTGCTCCTTATGTAAAAGCCGCAGAGATTGCACACAAAGTTGGCCTCGGAATAAACGCCGGGCACGACCTCGACCTTCAGAACCTGAAATATTTCGCTGAAAACATTCCGGGTTTGGATGAAGTGAGCATAGGCCATGCCTTGATCTGCGATGCTTTGTATTATGGCCTGGAAAATACGATTCAAATGTATTTAAGGCAATTGGCTATCGGATAATGGTTAAACTACCCGAAAGCAGGTTGCAGTTGGATTTAAGGTTGATGATATAGTAATAAACGCCCTCGGGGAGTTGCTTCCCGCTGTATGTACCGTCGAACGGTTTAGGATACCCTATTGATTCAAATACTTTTTGGCCATTACGTGTAAATACCTGTACAATTGCCGAAGGGTAGCTGGCAATTCCATTAATTGTCCAATAATCATTAATCCCGTCGCCATTGGGCGTAAAAGCATTGGCAATATCAACTGCACTAATGCCAACACTCACCTGCACCGCACTGCGGGGGCTCTCACAATCGCCCGATACCTGGCTCACGTAATATGTGGTATTGCTTTTAACGGTTATTTTGAAATTCCCGTTGGCCTGCTCATCCATTGGTGTCGAGCCCGTTTGTGCATCGTACAAACGATAGGTGTAAACAGCTGATGGATTGCTTACCTGCAAAAGGGCATCACCTGCACTGCATAATTGCAAATTGCTTACAGCCGGCGCCGGAATATTATCTGTTTGATTTTGGACAGTATAGGCAGCTGATACCAATCCACAGCCCGACGCATCATTTACAATTAGCGTATAAACGCCCGCGCCAACGCCACTGAGATCAGGCGTTGAGGAGACGATTTTTTTGTTGGCATCCAGCCACGACCATGCGTACGGCTGTAAGCCCCCACTTACCTGAACGTTTGTAATAACACCGGTATGCAACGTACATTGATCGTCAACGATCTTTTCAGATCCCGGCAATATTTGTAATTGCGGAATGGTGGTTACCGTATAACTGTTGTATAAATTTTCGCAGCCGTTTTTATCGGTTACAAAAAGCTGATAGGTTCCGGCGGGAACATCAGTAAGTTGTGCCGAACTCCCGCCTTTTGGTAAACCCTGGCTGTCTATCCATCGCGCGGAGCTAACCAAAAGGTCTGTCGCAACTGAAACAGAACCATTGTTTTTTCCGAAACAGGCAGGAACAATTGTGGCCGCATAAACAGGGTATTGCGTGGGCGGATCCTGCCCGACGTGGTAAGTCTGACTTGTTTTGCTGCAGCCGGATGTGTTTGATGTGGTAAGCGTATAATCACCTGGAGCTACATTTAATAAATCGGGATCAACGGTAATAATTGAATGACCGGCGGCATCTGTCCAGATATATTTTGTGGCCCCGGTTACTATGATCCCGGTTATTGACCCGTTGTTATTACTGCAGCTTGCCACGCCGGGCGTAGCTTTAGTTTCATCCAAGGTGATACCATTGGTCTCGGGAATGGTAATATCGCTGCTATAAACCGGCCCGCACTGGCTGTCATCCATTACCTCCAGTTTATAGGTTCCGGCAGGTTGTCCCAAAAGGTCTTTGGTGGTACCCACAGTTTGCTGCTGGCTGTTCCACCAGGTATATTTTAAAGTGCCTGTTCCGGTAACAACAAGGTTAGTAATTGAACCGGTCGACTGGCCGCAATTGGTGGATTGGATGTTGGGGTTGGATTGATCGATATTGGGGCCGGAAACATTTTTTAGGGTGACGGGGCCGTAGGTTGTTACGCAGCCATCAGACGTATTGACAGTTAAGGTATAATCACCCGCCGTTAATCCCGCAACTTCTAAAGTATGACCTACCACGCTTCCGCTTCCATCTTTCCAAACGTAGGTACTGATTTCCGATAAGGGATCGTACACAAATAAATTTTTTATCGATCCATTGCTTGTTCCACAGGATATATCGGTTTTGACCAAACCGTTATCGTATATTATCACACGGTCGTCATCCACCCGGAATTGTTCGCTTACTATACAGCCACCCCCCAGCACCAACTGATATTTACCGGGCTTGCTTACTGTCAAGTCAAGGCTATGTGATATAATATTTCCATTTTCATCCACCCAATAATAAGTGAGCCCAGTAGGTACAATTAAACCGCTTATAGTTGCAATATTAGTGCACCTAAGGTTTTTAACCACTACATTAGTTGCATCTATTTGAAAAGTTTTATACTCAGACGTTACATTGTTTACTGTTGCTGATACATAAAATATACCGCTAAAATTCAAGATATTAGCTTGCCATTTACCTGTGTTATCGGCTGTAACTGTTTCGATGTAATTTCGGATGCTGCAATTCGCATAGGTGCAAGATTCTGACGAATAAACGTCGATAAGCGCACCAGGGTTGGAAGTGCCACTCAATGTTGTTTGATTTCCTACCGTGTTTGTTTTGTTAAGAGCTACTACGGGCAACACCCCAGCGGCTGCATCATTGAAATAGGCGCCTGTAGATATACAATTAAACACGTTTTTGCGGATAAATATATTGGGTGAATTGGCGGCCGCAATCGCACTAAAACAATCTCCTAAATAATTGGCTTGTGCCGCATCGCCGGTGCCAAAATTTACCTGCGCCTGGCAGTTTGAAATGCCTACCGGCAGGCCTTCGTTGGCACGCGATTGTGCGGAATTTAAACTGGTTGTACCATCGCCCGCTAGACCAAGGTAGTTACTATAAAAATTTATTCCCCCTTTCAAAGCGTTTATGGAAAAAACAGTCTCAAAGTTTCCACTCGTATTGTTTTCAATATCTAACTGGGCTGTCGCGCACTTTTGGGCATCCGATGCTGTAAATCCAAATTGATTCAGAAAATCGGTATTTACCCTAACATAAGAAACTAATTGGTACTCAAATGATGTGGTTACCCCATCCTGAAAAACTCCAAAATTGTTTGATTTGATACTGAGCACATTGCCAGTTGAATTTTGAGCAAAGTTGATTTCAATACCTATGAAAAATATATTTCCTGCTGAACCCGCACCGCCTATATTGATATTATTGCAGTGATACAAGCTTATTCCGCCGGAGGGCATATTATCACCAGTTTCAGTAGCACTATCTTCGGGTGTCAGGCCGATAACATTGCCCTGGATATTTAAAAAATCAACTCCATTTCCGTTAACAACCCGATCTTTAAACCCTCTTATCAAGTTCCCTTTACCAGGCGCGCCGATAGTAATATTGGTTGAATTTGCAATGTTAAACGCATATCTCGTTTTCAAGTCAGCCCAGGTTGAATTTGCGTAAGAATAATCATAAATATACAGGCCATCTATCTCGACATTATTAATACCCAACAAATTGAAGGTTGTAAATGGGTCGTTATTAACCGGCGTCGAAACTTCTACGCGGCTATTGGTGGCTCCAAAAGGCGCCCCGGGCTGGGTGGTACCGTCTATTAAAAGATTGGATGACAGATCGGGCAGTTGGGTTATCAGGGTAATTGTCCTTCCCGCCACACTAACATCCACTAATTTAAACTGTATCACATCTTGCGCAGCGCTACCATTTGCCGCCGCCTGCATTAAAGCATCGCGCAGCGTTCCCGGCCCCGAATCAGCATTGCTCGTCACCACAAATACGGCAGAAAATGCCCTCAGGCTGAAAAGAAATAACAGGAAAAAAAGTAAAAATTTTTTATGCAACATTATTTAGGTTATCACTTGCTAAAAATACAGTTTTTCAATGTAAAACCATTGTCACCATCGGGTTATTCAATTGTTATACAGTAATGAAATTTGTACCTTTGCGGAAAATTTAAGGGAAGCTAATTCATGAAGTTGAACATCGATTATCAGGAAAAATTTCAGTCGCGTCATATCGCGCCAAACGAGGCAGATACCGCGCAAATGTTAAAGGTTGCAGGTGCAGATTCACTTGATGAACTGATCAGCCAAACGGTACCGCAAAAAATAAGACTGAAGGCTCCCTTAAACCTCCCGGCAGCCAAAAGCGAATTTGATTACCTGAATACACTGAAGCAAACTGCTTCAAAAAACAAGGTTTTTAAATCATTTATCGGGCAGGGCTATTATGATGTGATCGTTCCCGGCGTAATACAGCGCAATATTCTTGAAAATCCCGGATGGTACACCCAATACACCCCCTACCAGGCAGAAATTGCGCAGGGCCGTTTACAGGCATTACTAAACTTCCAGACGATGGTGATCGACCTTACCGGGATGGAAATTGCCAATGCCTCCCTGCTTGACGAAGGCACCGCGGCTGCCGAAGCCATGTTTATGCAATACAGCCTGCGTAAAAATCAGGGCGCTAATGTATATTTTGTTTCGGAAGAGTTATTTCCGCAAACTATCGATATTTTAAAAACCCGCGCACAACCGTTCGGTATAGAATTACTGATCGGTGATCATCGTTCAGTTGAACTGACCGAGAATATGTTCGGCGCTATAGTTCAATATCCTGCCGGTAATGGCGCAATTTACAATTACGCCGGGTTCGCTGCCGCAGGCCACGAAAAAGGCATTAAATTAACTGTTATTGCCGACATCATGAGCCTGGCCCTTTTAACCCCTCCGGGTGAATGGGGTGCGGATGTGGTGGTTGGTTCAACCCAGCGTTTTGGCGTACCGATGGGTTTTGGCGGGCCGCATGCCGCTTTTTTTGCCACTAAAGAAGAATATAA
This genomic window contains:
- a CDS encoding polysaccharide deacetylase family protein — its product is MVKKMHAEHQINITWINHSYNHRVSPTLPLKNNFLLLPGTNINFEVLETEKSMLKNGLLPSVFFRFPGLVSDRQLVFKITDFGLIPVGSDAWLAKGQKPQAGSIVLIHGNGNEPVGVNDFIKLIHSKTKAIAKKEWLLYDLRESVDKEFENKSDSTAQ
- a CDS encoding polysaccharide deacetylase family protein, with translation MTQTEVAHAQANYLKITNYKVYYGWATHYPQDWMIIRQFENEGKNYFLLVNPQTLETRIDEPSFYKVKPLTLSEARDFFRNSPYIKAIKKAERHSVNTQDAGIENGMPKQTGISLTADLCPSHRPLDKRIFTEIISEFQKVEYPVPVALSVSGIWMKQHQQDLEWLKKCMRSIK
- a CDS encoding gliding motility-associated C-terminal domain-containing protein, with translation MLHKKFLLFFLLFLFSLRAFSAVFVVTSNADSGPGTLRDALMQAAANGSAAQDVIQFKLVDVSVAGRTITLITQLPDLSSNLLIDGTTQPGAPFGATNSRVEVSTPVNNDPFTTFNLLGINNVEIDGLYIYDYSYANSTWADLKTRYAFNIANSTNITIGAPGKGNLIRGFKDRVVNGNGVDFLNIQGNVIGLTPEDSATETGDNMPSGGISLYHCNNINIGGAGSAGNIFFIGIEINFAQNSTGNVLSIKSNNFGVFQDGVTTSFEYQLVSYVRVNTDFLNQFGFTASDAQKCATAQLDIENNTSGNFETVFSINALKGGINFYSNYLGLAGDGTTSLNSAQSRANEGLPVGISNCQAQVNFGTGDAAQANYLGDCFSAIAAANSPNIFIRKNVFNCISTGAYFNDAAAGVLPVVALNKTNTVGNQTTLSGTSNPGALIDVYSSESCTYANCSIRNYIETVTADNTGKWQANILNFSGIFYVSATVNNVTSEYKTFQIDATNVVVKNLRCTNIATISGLIVPTGLTYYWVDENGNIISHSLDLTVSKPGKYQLVLGGGCIVSEQFRVDDDRVIIYDNGLVKTDISCGTSNGSIKNLFVYDPLSEISTYVWKDGSGSVVGHTLEVAGLTAGDYTLTVNTSDGCVTTYGPVTLKNVSGPNIDQSNPNIQSTNCGQSTGSITNLVVTGTGTLKYTWWNSQQQTVGTTKDLLGQPAGTYKLEVMDDSQCGPVYSSDITIPETNGITLDETKATPGVASCSNNNGSITGIIVTGATKYIWTDAAGHSIITVDPDLLNVAPGDYTLTTSNTSGCSKTSQTYHVGQDPPTQYPVYAATIVPACFGKNNGSVSVATDLLVSSARWIDSQGLPKGGSSAQLTDVPAGTYQLFVTDKNGCENLYNSYTVTTIPQLQILPGSEKIVDDQCTLHTGVITNVQVSGGLQPYAWSWLDANKKIVSSTPDLSGVGAGVYTLIVNDASGCGLVSAAYTVQNQTDNIPAPAVSNLQLCSAGDALLQVSNPSAVYTYRLYDAQTGSTPMDEQANGNFKITVKSNTTYYVSQVSGDCESPRSAVQVSVGISAVDIANAFTPNGDGINDYWTINGIASYPSAIVQVFTRNGQKVFESIGYPKPFDGTYSGKQLPEGVYYYIINLKSNCNLLSGSLTIIR
- a CDS encoding pyridoxine 5'-phosphate synthase, with the protein product MTRLSVNINKIATLRNSRGGNNPDLVQVAKDCERFGAQGITVHPRPDERHIRYQDVFDLKKIVTTEFNIEGNCQEQKFIDLVLANKPEQVTLVPDVLGQITSNHGWDTITHQQYLKDMIRVFKDAGIRVSIFVDPVAEMVEAAATTGTDRIELYTEAYAHQYHQNKEAAIAPYVKAAEIAHKVGLGINAGHDLDLQNLKYFAENIPGLDEVSIGHALICDALYYGLENTIQMYLRQLAIG
- a CDS encoding hybrid sensor histidine kinase/response regulator; amino-acid sequence: MINFKRKPFLLYAAAFLCSFFLYYSSASGQVKNVKFSSLTVNDGLSQNDVKFIIKDRKGYMWFATDDGLNKYDGYSFTVYRHQPGDKHSLPSNNIVVVFEDSANNIWVGTSGGGVSLYDRQTDSFTNFQSNKEDTATLSSGDINTIFQDSKNNIWIGTYSGLNLFNQKTRKFRRFFYVKNKDYIAGHHIYSIAEGNSGDLWLGTGGGLVQFNYQTGFTKYYVHGGANSLSNNQVNTVFNSDDGNLYIGTAGGGIDCFAMIKQSFTHFTHHANNAGSLINNNVFAIKRAGHKTLWVGTEDGLDLFDVQKGLFTQYTNEDKNIADKNHSINSILDKDGILWIGTYESGVTFYDRNLSSFERYSKQAGSKLGLSNDIVTAFAEHDKGFWIGTDGGGLNYFDKESKAFTNYTHQPKNKSTINGNHILNIIQNGKNTLWIGYYDDGLDLFNTDTKKATHYGTGNKPDQISGKHVFALAKDKTGDVWVGLDEVGLNIIHGSKVIKRYAYSPADTLHSLSNNDVRVIYRDSQYRMWVGTFNGLNLYNPAADNFIHYMPWNKGLTNDVIISIFEDSNKNLWVGTLGGGLNVYDKNKKSFVGYNFPDGKYYSIINTITEDENGFIWAGTNHGLISFKPFTNNIRKYTFQNNLQGFEFTSGAVLNAKNGQLLFGGHNGFNIVDPYHLSVNKRLPKIVFTDFELFNKKVSPGANSVLKSAIDETKIIRLNYNQSVFTIGYSGLNFTLPEMNSYAYKLEGFEKNWNYVGSQRRATYTNLNPGEYTFKVKASNNDSFWNNTPATLKIIIIPPYYMTWWFRVLLFVFACLVVYSVYRYRVFAIKAQQKILEKRVVKQTAEVVKQSEELKKQSLHLLDLNNKLQVQKEQELKARKEAEKANKAKSVFLATMSHEIRTPMNGVLGMTSLLFETALTPEQREYADIIRVSGENLLNVINDILDFSKIESGNMELDAYEFNLRQCVEDVFDLFSEVSAKKQLELLYQLDENVPAQIIGDQLRIRQVLINLINNAIKFTSRGEILIEINVLEKDSSKINLGFKIKDTGVGIAADKLPRLFRAFSQVDNSTTRSHGGTGLGLVICERLVELMGGKIGIESEPGKGTTVTFNIKNVLGHNAGANTDFNLTGLRGKKILLVEGNLTARNILETQLKQWELSPVCVSSADEALKLLTTGNTFSLIITGAQVPGSDTLELSNSFRKMYPEIPVVLICSVIEKSRNQDPFVKTLLKPVKQHQLFSLMESELARRASITGITEPATILSAGFAQKFPMKILIAEDNLINQKLITKVIARLGYTPEVVNNGKQVLEMLENDFYDIILMDVQMPEMDGLETTRIIRMQDTRQPYIIAMTASAMAEDKAACLEAGMNYFISKPISITDLVVVLEKSFSEKDLVHY